The genome window GGTGAGGTGGGCGTGGTTTGGGTTCAGGATCTGAGTATATAGGACGGATGGTTGTTATCGCTCGTTTGGGATGGTTTGGGGACCACTTTGGGAGTGTTATCCGGAGGTGGTGGTTGTGGTGGTGAGAAGTGTATAGTGTATAGTGGAAAATCTGTATAGTGTATAGTGGTTAGATGCCTGTATCGCTGACTAATGGGAGGGGGAGCCCTTGGTAAGCGATTGATTGCTGCAGCAATCAATCGCGATATATGTATGATTAGTTGGGTGGGCGGGGCTGTTTGCTAAGTGGTTGTTTGCTGGGCAGCAATGTGTGTGGGAGATCGACCTTTGGCTTCCACTTTCTTTCTGCGTTGTAAGCACCCTTATTCCTTTTCTGTATAGTCATCGGACCATTCTTATTAGTATTATCAATgagtaagtaagtattaAGAGTAAGAGTTGGCATTAGATACTGGGATTGGTGGTCGTGCAGGTGATCGATCGAGGATGACAGGAGGAGAGAGTTCTTCATTGCTACGGCCGGTTGCGTCGCGGAATACGTATGAATGGTTGAAGTACCAGGATGAGCCGCACTATGAGTATGGGACGGAACATTCGATGAACACGATAGACTCGATTGGACGGTGGACCAGCAGCCTGTGGAGCGATGCTGCGAGCCATGTGTCGCATGGGAGTAGTCACGGTGGAGTATCGCAAGGGTATGGGACGATTGATGGGAACAGTGGCCATTTAACGGCTAGTGCCGATGATTCCGGGGCACACAACAGACAGCAGCGGTTGAAGATCGAGTACTCAGTGTTTCAGCCGTCTATCAAGTCAGGTCCGATCCCAAAGCCATTGGATACCAAGCCGCATTTCGATACGGTGGTCGAGGACTGCATGGTTGCCATTGAGGTGCAGCATATCGAGCTGCAACGGATAAACGCAGGATCTTCTGGGTCGTACTTTGTGTTTGGGACTGAGAACAGCAAGGAGCCGAACGGGGTGTTCAAGCCCAAGGACGAGGAGCCGTATGGGCCGTTCTCGCCCAAGTGGACGAAATGGTTGCATCGGACTTTCTTCCCctgtttctttggtagATCGTGTTTGATACCGAACTTGGGGTACGTGTGCGAAGCTGCAGCAAGCTTGCTCGACAGCCGGTTGCGCATCGGACTTGTTCCGCACACCGAGGTGTTGTCGCTCAGCTCGACTCGATTTTACGACTACCGAAACCACTGGTTTTGCGGGTTCAAGCCACGGTTGCAGAACAAGATTGGGTCGTTCCAGTTGTTCGTGCACGAATATATGTCGGCAGATGAGTTCCTCAGCAAGTATCCGTTGCCCACTATGTTTCGAGACCATTTCAGCACGCATGGGAACCAGAACCCCGAGGGTTTCCATTGGAACAATTACACGCTGAAGCAGTTTCGGTTACAGTTGGAGAAGCTCATCATCTTGGACTATATCATGAGAAACACGGACAGGGGGCTCGACAACTGGATGGTGAAAGTGTACCAAAACGAGTCCAACGGCAAGTGGGAAGTGAAACTTGCGGCAATTGATAATGGACTTGCGTTCCCCTGGAAACATCCAGACGAATGGCGCTCTTTCCCCTACGGCTGGCTCTTTCTACCATTATCCATCTTGAACGTGCCCTTCTCAAACCAAACTAGAGAACACTTCCTTCCTATACTACTACATACCAAATGGTGGGAGGAAACGTATCGCGAATTCACGAGTCTCTTCGCAATGGACTCTGAGTTCAAAGCTAGCCTTTGGAAGAAACAATGGAGCGTTTTAAAGGGCCAGGCTTTTAATGTCGTGGAGACGTTAAAGGATCCCAGATGCGGACCGTTAGAACTCGTGAAAAGAACGCCTTGTCTCGTGGTAGACGGTCTCATGGAATACACTTTCTACCCAACTCAAGAAACTACGCTTTCGCATTCCCTTGCTGAGTCACTCCCAAAGCAGTCATCTCCGATGATAGTTGGAAGTATACCAAATCTCATCGATGAGCATAAACCGTCTCAGCCCAATAATCAAGACAATgataattctaattctaattctaatcTTAACCCTATTGAAGAGCGCACCCCAACTCATCCGCAGAAAAAGACTGTCATAATAGAAAGACTACAGATATGTAATTCTAAGCAACCACTATTCACTTGGTGGTAAATTCCTACTTAATCTATGCACACATTTCCGTATTAATATACTATTTAAAAATTAGACTCGTAAAACCACTAATATACAAGACTCCGAGTTAGAATGCTGTCAAAATCCCAAGATATGTGCATCAACTAGAGACTACATGCCGGACTTTCCCTGGTTATTTCATTGTTTATAACTGTATCTATACCACATTATACACATAATATATGCAGAATATATATTagtagaaaaaaataggTAAAGGTAAAGGCTTAAACATTTTAAACAATATTGAAAGGTTGAGAAAGACAAGAATAAAGCTGATAAAAATTAAGCTGGAAACAAGGTCAATTGTGTAGTGAAAGAGATCTGACAGCTTGAAGGACTCAAAGGACTCGACGGAAGTATTAAAAGAGCAGACATGAACATGCTATGGAAAagtaagaagaaaaagtcCACTTCTCGCCCCGGATCTGTCGTTTTGACTGATCAAAACGGTGGTGCCATCTTTGATGATTTACCTGGTGAGAAGAAGCGGATGGATGACAATCCACGTATTATGGAGAGTCAGTTTGGTGAGAGTTTGGGATTGCGTATGAGTTCGCTTCGGAAGCTCTTGGCCAATGATACTGTAAGTCTTGGTTTCCCAGATTTAGTTCATGTGGCACATTATGATAAGTCGCGCAAGGATGAGATTGGAGAATACCATTACATCACTGGTATTGATTGTTCTTCTGAGGCAATGCCAATTGGGTATCTTAGTACGCTACGTTTAAGTCAGAATTGGGCTAACGAGACAATTTCTACGTTCTGTTGTTACAACTTGTTTTCCAAACTTGATCTGAGAATTAAGTTCGAGAACGAGAAAGCGTTCCAAGTGAGTGCCATTGAATGTTCATCTGGTACGCAGCATGTTCCTATGAGCGAGGTTCTGTGGAAGGAGACCTTCATCAGTGGTGTTATTCGAGCTATGATTTTCAATAAGGACAGAGAATGGAAGTTGCCCGGGATGGTTGAAGTTCCGGTTGGGATTGATAACGGGATTGGATCCGCACAATCAATAGTGAAGTCTTTCTGTGAGTTTATTCCACGGTACAAGGAGACTGGCACGGATCTCAGTCACAGTCCACATGTATCTCCCTTGAACAATTACTTGGTTGACGCGTTATTGTCGTTCCTTGCTATGACGCCAAGACTACACCATTACTGTATCTCGATTTTGGAAGAGTTCACGGAATCAGACCCCAAGCATGCTGTTTTGTATCAATTGGTGAAGTGTAAAGTCGCGTTCAAGTCCGAAAACTCCGACTTACTTACTGCGTCTTCAATCAACGCATTGGTGAACGGTTATTTTAAGGACGTTAGCAAGTTGAAAAAGTCACAATTGATAATGCTGACGGATTTGCTCAATCTACAAACTGAATTTTTGATAAAGAAATCAGACTACAACTTGGCATTACCTGTCGCGCTTTATGCCACCCAGCTGGTTCCAGACACGTTCAATTCATGGTACAACTTGGCAGATTGCTACATCCACTTGAAAGACTACGAATCTGCGTTGTTAGCTATCAACTCGGTGCCAAAATTATTGATAATGGATCCATGTAAAGATGCGTACTGGTCTGTCGGGTTCGATAAGTTATACTACAGGAAGCCTCAGGGTCAAGGCGCAACAAGCTCGCTAAGCTCTCATGAGTACAACTACGCTCTCACAAAACTGAGACCcgttaaagaaaaggacATGAACGATATCGTGTTTGGAAAAATCATCATGCCAGCGAACAGCTATGGCTGTGTGAAATCGATCTTTGAAAACGCGTGTGCCCAAATTGGACCCGTATACGGACCAAAATCTAACAATCTCATAGACTTTGTCTCCAACGAAGAGATCGGCGCCGTCGCTTACACGGCTCTCTTAGAGAGAAACTCGCTGAAAAACAAGTTACCATGGTATATGCAGCAGATGTACCGCTTATTAATGAAAATCGTCAACCTGTTGGGTTGGAACGGTCTGTTGGAGCTCAGATCCTCCATCTTCGTCATGGAGAGCGAACACCTTGACTACCAAAAAAGAACCAACCCCTCGCTGAGAAAAAAACGTATGTGTGAAAAATGGCTAGATACCCTTTTCATGGAAGTCTACCAGGACTTGAAAGTATCGCTGAACTCCCCAGCTCTCAAGGACTCCAAGAGTAGCGGCCTCGAGTGGGAATTGCTGGGACTACTGCTCGTGAAAACCGCAAACTGGAACGAGGCCGTCGCATGTCTCAGAACAAGTATTATGGCCCGTTTTGACGTTGTAGCTGCGGA of Kluyveromyces marxianus DMKU3-1042 DNA, complete genome, chromosome 3 contains these proteins:
- the LSB6 gene encoding 1-phosphatidylinositol 4-kinase LSB6 → MTGGESSSLLRPVASRNTYEWLKYQDEPHYEYGTEHSMNTIDSIGRWTSSLWSDAASHVSHGSSHGGVSQGYGTIDGNSGHLTASADDSGAHNRQQRLKIEYSVFQPSIKSGPIPKPLDTKPHFDTVVEDCMVAIEVQHIELQRINAGSSGSYFVFGTENSKEPNGVFKPKDEEPYGPFSPKWTKWLHRTFFPCFFGRSCLIPNLGYVCEAAASLLDSRLRIGLVPHTEVLSLSSTRFYDYRNHWFCGFKPRLQNKIGSFQLFVHEYMSADEFLSKYPLPTMFRDHFSTHGNQNPEGFHWNNYTLKQFRLQLEKLIILDYIMRNTDRGLDNWMVKVYQNESNGKWEVKLAAIDNGLAFPWKHPDEWRSFPYGWLFLPLSILNVPFSNQTREHFLPILLHTKWWEETYREFTSLFAMDSEFKASLWKKQWSVLKGQAFNVVETLKDPRCGPLELVKRTPCLVVDGLMEYTFYPTQETTLSHSLAESLPKQSSPMIVGSIPNLIDEHKPSQPNNQDNDNSNSNSNLNPIEERTPTHPQKKTVIIERLQICNSKQPLFTWW
- the CHS6 gene encoding Chs6p, coding for MNMLWKSKKKKSTSRPGSVVLTDQNGGAIFDDLPGEKKRMDDNPRIMESQFGESLGLRMSSLRKLLANDTVSLGFPDLVHVAHYDKSRKDEIGEYHYITGIDCSSEAMPIGYLSTLRLSQNWANETISTFCCYNLFSKLDLRIKFENEKAFQVSAIECSSGTQHVPMSEVLWKETFISGVIRAMIFNKDREWKLPGMVEVPVGIDNGIGSAQSIVKSFCEFIPRYKETGTDLSHSPHVSPLNNYLVDALLSFLAMTPRLHHYCISILEEFTESDPKHAVLYQLVKCKVAFKSENSDLLTASSINALVNGYFKDVSKLKKSQLIMLTDLLNLQTEFLIKKSDYNLALPVALYATQLVPDTFNSWYNLADCYIHLKDYESALLAINSVPKLLIMDPCKDAYWSVGFDKLYYRKPQGQGATSSLSSHEYNYALTKLRPVKEKDMNDIVFGKIIMPANSYGCVKSIFENACAQIGPVYGPKSNNLIDFVSNEEIGAVAYTALLERNSLKNKLPWYMQQMYRLLMKIVNLLGWNGLLELRSSIFVMESEHLDYQKRTNPSLRKKRMCEKWLDTLFMEVYQDLKVSLNSPALKDSKSSGLEWELLGLLLVKTANWNEAVACLRTSIMARFDVVAADTLLGLFLSETGKFPLTIDEILSILLGNCSYHSRFYDACQWQNLQVLYKLNEEFGTETLRNRIYAHPMAEKGIVTLIDKCLDWIQQFA